The Hordeum vulgare subsp. vulgare chromosome 7H, MorexV3_pseudomolecules_assembly, whole genome shotgun sequence DNA window ATTTTTGCAGAATGTTGATGAGAGTGTGAATGACCACAACGAGCAGAAGgaatacatagaagaagaagaCCTAGTGGAAGATGACGGCTCTGAATTTGTCTAAGAAAGAGCTAGAAAGGTAAAAGTACTCTTTCAAGGCATTTAACCCAAAGGTGGACCTAAATAATCCAATTTTCAGAGTTGGACAAGTTTATGGTGAAATAAAAGAGCTCAGAGAGAAACCCTATCACCTCCCGCGAGGCGACGAGGAGGGCTCGTCGGTCTCCACCCTAACCCTCACTCCTCCTCTCCCCCTCGCTCGCATCCGCCAGGGGGCtcggccgagcaaagctcgaccgGAGCCGACGATGGCGGTGTGCTTGTGTTCCCTGCTGGATGTGGCACGGCGCGGGCCATCTTCTCCGGCTGAGGTGCGACGCGGGCGCCGCGGCGTGGCGGTGTGGTGGTTGGCTTGGCTCCGCTGGCGCGCCTCCTGCGCTTCGGGCGGTGCGACTGGTGGTGGCCGGCGAAGCACCCCCGGCCTAGATCTGGGCACTGCAGGCGCCATCTAGGTCCTAGCGGGCCAACCCTTGGTGAGGCTTCAATGTCCTCTGCgtcgtgaggaggaggaggagcttggacgggggggggggggggggcatgccTGCTACAGCGCGATGGCGGGAGCTTCATGGGCTTTGAGGTCCCGACCGGGCCTGTTGTCCCATGAGCCTAGTATGCTCCTGCTATTGCGTCCGGTCGGCGACAGACGTTGGCGGTGGAGGTTGAGCCCTCCAACATGCTGACGGTGCTGCTACCCGTAGTGTTCCGGCTCCTTTTCATCGCTCTGCAGGCCTCACCTCGCGGTGCGGTGGTGAGACGGCATGGGGGCTTCAAGACCGTGTTGGCGTAGGGTGGAGGTTGGTTTGGTGGCAGGCTCCAGAGCGCCCAATGTGTAGGTTGAGATCGGGGGAAACACTTGTCGGCTTGGCCGACATCGACGCGATGGCATTGGTGGGTGCCGTCGAACCTTCCTGGAGGGCGTCGGGGGCTACCCGTCCTCGCGCCTCATCAGAAACCGTTGGCAGCAGCGTCATCATCATCGCGGCCCTTCTTGGAGGTGCTGATTGGTATTGGCGCCTTCAGAGTCTTGGGGCTTGGTGGGAGATCCCTGGTGGGCGCAACGgtcgcgaggcttcttcgtttttGTCGATCTGCCGGTGTCACTATttgtttcttttctattttctttttcttttcttttgggcgTGAATGTGCTGCTTCCGTCCCATCACCTATCGTCGGCTATACcggttggttgctttgtaatacaaagcgggggGAAACCCTCTTTCGTGAAAGAGCTTAGAGATGCATTGATTGCATACAGTGTGAGAAACATAGGTAAGATTAAAAAGGAAGAAATGAGGCAAAGAAGTTGAATGCATCTTGCTCTGCTGGATGCCCCTGCCTTTTGAAGGCATCCAAGGACAATAGAACATGAAGCATTGTAATTAAGAGATACAGTGGCAcagttcaaaaaaaaaaagataCAGTGGCAATCACACATGTCAGAAATCTTGGGATGCAAAGTGTTTGCCAGTTAAATTTCTTACCAGAAAGTTCATTGACGAGTTCAGAGAGAACCAAAAGATGGACTTGGTCACCTTTGGAAACAAAGTTCAGAGAGAATTCAAGATCAGACCTCACAAAATTCTCTCTGAAGTAGAATCAACATTCTCCTGGGAGTGGTTTCTCACTACATTAAAGCATGACTTGAACACAGCGAACACCTTCCCATTCACTATAATGAGTGACAAACAAAAGGTATTTTGTTCATCTATACAATGTTGTTTTTAGTGCATTAATTTCTACATTATGTCAAATCCTCATACTTATACATGTGCACTTCTCTAGAGATTAATAGATGCTGTTGGAAAGGTGTTTCCAGACTCGGAACACAGATTTTGTGTTAGGCATTTATATTAAAACTTTCATATGCATTCCAAAGGAGACATATTGAAAAATCATTTATGGGTAACTGCACGATCAACAAATGTCACAAAGTGGAGGCTGAACAGAGAAGCAATGAGAGAGGACCGCCCTAGTGCTGTTGCTTGGTTGGAGAATAAACCTGAAAACCAATTGGTGAAAGTATTCTTTAGTGATTTCCTCAAATGTGATATCCTGTTGAACAATATGTCAGAAGTGTGCAACGGGTATAAATTGCAGTGTATTGTAATTTTCTATTGATTAGCATTGTATTATGATGTCAttgatcatttatctgcaacgcattgCAGCTACATACTGGAAGCAAGAGAGTTCCCTGTGATTTCGATTATGGAATGTAAAAATGGTAAGATTACTGCTAGACATGAGAGGAAACAGACAGAAGAAGTAAACAAATGGACTGGTAGGATATGCCcaaaaatcaggaaaaaaattagagaaggAGATAGAGTTGTCTTCAAGTTGTTTTCCTAGCCACTCTGGTTTGGGTGTATATTCTATGATATCTGGAAACTTTACATACCACGTGGATGTTCCAGCAAAGACATGTGATTGCAGAAGATGGCAACTTAGTGGCATACCATGTAGCCACTCTATTGCATGCTTTAGGGAAGAAAGGATATATCCAGAAGAAATGGTTCATAAGTGCTACACAATAGAGACATACCTACTAGCATTTGGGCACAATATAATGCCTATGAGAGACAAGGTTCACTGGGAGCAAGTTAATGGAACTGTCGTTCATCCACCAGTTTACAAGAAAAAGATGGGAAGGCCACCAAAGAACAGGAAGAAAACACCTGAAGAAAAGCTTAAGAAGGATGTCAGCATTGCATTGAACAAGAAAGGTGTGAGCATGCATTGCTCAGTTTGTGGAACAGCAGATCACAACAAGAAGGGTCATCTAAAATTCATGGAGAGGGAGATAGAGAGGGAAGCTAATGAGctggaagaagaaatagaagatccTTCCATTTTAAATGAATACATGCAATTTTCAGTTGCAATATTTGCTAGTTCATTTCTCTCACCATGTTATATTGCAGGACATCAGGACACACATAGAGGACACACGGCTGGATCCTATGCATGTGCCTTTCAGTATGGTTTATAGAATGAGACAAGAGGTAAAAATGAGGCGGCAAATCTTTTTACAAGATCCACCGGCCGTCGCATAGCAGCCCCTCTTAAGTTTATATGTGAATCATATTTAAAAAGCTTATTTGTAAAATTAAGAATGGTGGtaaaattattatgttttgtAAAAAATGGTTTTTTAGGATAAAAAATATATGGATCAATTATAAAGGTTTACCTGAAGTATAAATCACCACAAACATAATAAAAAAAATATCAAGATCGCAAAATCATTCAGCGACCGCTACCGCTGTCAAGACAAGGTGATGACACGCCGATATAGTTGCTCCCTTACCGAAGCCAACAATACCCTTATCGATGATATCCGGAAAGCCTTCAAGCATGTTTCCTTGAGTACTGGCACCCCGTAGCCATAGACGTCATTGTCGAACACTTGAATCGATCAGAAACACCAAGCACCATACTATACTTCAAATATCCGTCTTTGTTAAATTTAATCCGTCAAACAGCAATGCTAAGCTAAATAGCCTTCCATCAAACATGTTAACTAAATACGTGATTCCTAAaaccaactactccctccgtctcagtttataagtcatcttaggttgtgcaccgCGATCAAGACggaaaggaaaacgagagaaATTAATGTTATTTTGCTAATTTATATTATTGCATTCAATTAATTGATCACTGCATGTCGTGCTAGTTAGATCTCAAGTCATTAAAAAGATACATGCCCCATGTCTATTATTGGTTGATTTCTTTACTCATgtcaaaaaacaagaaacgaggTGAAAGTTAATGCACCGCGCCTAAGTGTTTTGGATTATTTGattttcgtaagatgacttataaaccgagacggagggagtactacgttGAAAGCTGTAGTAGTTTTTTATTTGACGGATGACCACTAATGCAGGATCACGGGGCAACCTTGGGTATCGCCATTCAGTACTTCGCCGACACCCTGATACATCAGACGCGGTTTTGATATGGGTATTCCCGAAGTATCGTCTTTTTAAATTTAAGAATAATAAAAAAAAAAGATACGGGTATCCCGAAGTATTGCCGTTAAGTATTGCTCCTCCCTCGATGTATCGTTGATCCGTTCATATAGGTAGTGGACGTGTGCTATAATAGTGGGATAAAAGTGATTGCTAAAGATGCTCCTTGTTGACtaaaattccttgttgatgttgttggctTACTGTTTGTTGATTTTTGTGGCGTAAAATTACTTGCTGATGTTGCTGCTGTGTTATATTGCGTGGGAAGAAGATACAAGCATACATTATCGCATCTTTGAGCTTTCTTGATCATCATTTGAGCATTACTGATATATATTGCTTGTTGATTTTAATTAGTCATGTTCATAGGTGAGAGTTCTCATATATTACTCGTTATGAAAATAAGGAGCTCAATGAAAATTGTGCTCTCTATACCGTTATCAAGAAAAAAAACTTCTAAAACGTTGCAAGAAGAGCAATATTCCCCTCCATTATTTGGCTCACTCGTGCAATCCAAGGTTTCACTTTATATATATTTGTCATTTGACAATCTCAAGTTCTCAACTTTAAAAGCTTTGTTGATTCTATGTTGTCATGTTAACAGGAATTACAGTCCAAATTGGGTTAATAATAGTGAAAATTTTCAAATGACAAACAAGGAGGCATGGAAGCAATTAGCAACCAGTGGGGCCATATTTTGATCTTATCTCACACATTTTATTATGTTAGTTTTTATTACATGTCATTTTATTattacttatatatatatgcttgtCGTATCGTCATATTGCTATTTTCAGAAATTACCGTATGTCGTATCCCGTATCATCATGCCTGTATCAGTGTTGCCATATCGTTGCTTCATAGGTGACAGGATGGATAGCGATCGAGAAACTGCACACGACAATGGAGTATGGCGACTTTTGGATgcacaaaaataaataagaaaCACGTGTGATCTTGCCCAAACATTTAAGTTTCGACTTTTGGAAATAACCTCTACACGATGCAATTCTCGTGGTTGGGCGTTTGAGAAGAGGTAATGGAAGGTGGCCCATGGACTCTCCAGGGTCAGCCGGTTTTGCTTGCTCCATAAGTCAACATTTCACATTTGGTTTGCAGTTTTTTTTTTCATGTGCTGAGTTTACTTAGAATCACATGCTCCTTTAAGATTACGAAACAGATAAAGACAAGGAATCGTATTTCCAAACTATTTGGAGAAATGCCATTCCTGTTTGTTTTAACACTGCATGTTATTACATGTCTGCGATATTAATGTTTGAAATTGGTATCCCCAAAAAAATTCGAATGTGTATCATAAACTCAAAAAAAATGACTATTGCACACATGGTCACAGATTTATTTCGATAAGGAATGCATATGAATTAGCTAGGGCGTGCGGCTACACGAGTTGACAACTAGTAACTATCAACTTGATGATGCAATGAGGGCTTGGTTCTCTTACTTTGTTGTCCAAACACTAGTCGAACATAAGGCACAAAATTAATTAAGATATCAAGTTGACAACATAGTTGCTAATTGCAATACTGACATAAATAAACTTCACAATACGACTGAATTTATCTAAGTAGCATCTACATGCTTTCAACAATCCATTGTTATCGGCCTTACCTCGATCCCCTCTATGATAATCTCGCACCCATGCGACCCTGTCAACCCTCTGAACTCAACGGAAACATTGCTCTCCTTTCCCTCCAGACACTGCTCGTCCAACTCTATTTTGATCTCTTGCTCTACCCACCGTCCGTCGCTCCTCACGCTCACGCCATCAGGCCGCTTCCGACTTTGATTCTTTTCGGTCATGGCTACCAACGCGGACGACAATGTTAATCCATCGAGTTCCCAGTCCCAGTCCCATAAAGGAGATCGCGAGTAGTTATGAGGCACAAGGTGGTTGCACTCATGGTTGCAGATGGCGACGGTAGAGGACGCCGTAGCTTCTTCGCTTTGCTTCTGAGCGGTGTTTGGAGATGGCAACCAATGCACCCTGTATACGAGATAAGCTGCATAGTCTTTACCGACGCCTGAGAGGTTTTTGGTGTTCAAAATGCCATACACGTCCAGCCAGCACAAGTGCGATAGAACAGCCACCTCCTGGAATCTACAAGACAAAAGTGTAAGCCTTAGTTTACGGGTTGTTGAATTGTGTTTAATTGTTAAAATTAGCCTCAAAAGTGGGCAAAAATCAGATCAAACAAACACTACAGTATGCACACAAAAATAAATTGGCCAAACATAATTATCATAACAACCCACCATAATGCCAACCCAACCTAATTTTTTTGATTTACTTCCCAATAAACTTTTACCAGTTTAATTAGGAAACATCATGTGGTTAAAGCTTTGTAGATCTCGATCACCTAGTTTCACAGTACTTGCCTAAGTTTACAATGGGAATGTgcattttctttttcaaaaaagaacaatatatataattatctcttatctcttattttattatttactaaTTGGAGGCACCTTTCATAACTTCTCACtaatccacatcatcaaaattAATTAAACCGTTGGATTACAAAATTTACGATCGAGATAAAATGAAAAGTTATCTAACGTAGATGATGCCTTTCCTATAGAAAAAGGAACCTGACACGTGTAATTCAAACTTTAGAAGATGAAAAACAAGGACAACCTCACCACGTACGACACAAAAGGCAAGCCTCACGTAAAAAAACAATTCC harbors:
- the LOC123410849 gene encoding F-box protein PP2-B11-like; this encodes METETEAKLIIRRVCMETETGICNLPADCLALVAYLTSPGDACRLAATATADSDEVWESFLPADILARCSTAGRRREDETKKELFSRLCDSPVLLDGGKLSFSLDRRSGGKKYMIPAKALCYGWSGYLAWSRCHPHSRFQEVAVLSHLCWLDVYGILNTKNLSGVGKDYAAYLVYRVHWLPSPNTAQKQSEEATASSTVAICNHECNHLVPHNYSRSPLWDWDWELDGLTLSSALVAMTEKNQSRKRPDGVSVRSDGRWVEQEIKIELDEQCLEGKESNVSVEFRGLTGSHGCEIIIEGIEVRPITMDC